Below is a genomic region from Sneathia vaginalis.
ATTGTTGGAGAAAATCCAAAAGATATAATTGAAAAATATACTTTTATGGTTGGTAGAGCACCAATAATTAAAAAAGAATTATTAGGTCTTTGGCAAAGTAAACTAAGATATCAAACAACTAATGAAGTTGAATCAATATATAATGAATACTTAAATAGGAAAATAAAACCTTCAGTAATTGTTATAGATTATTTTCATTGGACTGAAGATGGAAATTTTGAATTTGATGATAATTATTGGAAAGATATAGATAAATTGTCAAAAAAAATGAAAGAAACTAACACTGAATTAATGGTTTCTGTTTGGCCAACTGTTAGTAAAAATTCAAAATATTATAATTATTATAAAAATAATAAGATGTTATTAGAACCTAGAGATAATAAATCAAAAATATTTGATAATAAAGATATTCTTGACTTCTATAATGACGAAACAAAAAAATTCGTCTCAAATTTATTAACAAACAATTATAAAACCAAGAATATTAAATTATTCTGGGCAGATCAAGCAGAACCTGAAATGAATATATATGAGCAAAGAGAGTATAATACTTCAAAAGGAAATTTTGAAAAAATGGCAAATAGATATCCTTATGAGTATTTAATGACAATACCTAGAGAAGAAGGATATCCAGTATTAATAAGATCTGCATGGTTTAATTCACAAAAAGAAGGAAGTCTTGTTTGGTCTGGGGATATAGATAGTTCATTTAAATCTTTAAGAGAACAAATACAAATACTAATTAGTATGGGACTATCAGGAATCTCTTGGAGCACAACAGACATAGCAGGTTTCCATAGTGGAGATTCAACTACACAAAAATTTAAGGAATTAATGATTAGATGGTTTCAATTTGCTGTATTTAGTCCAGTTTTAAGAATGCATGGGGATAGACAACCTCATAGTCAAAAAATTGGTAAAACAGGAGGAGGAGTAAGAACAAGTGGATCTAGTAATGAAATTTGGTCATTTGGAACAGAAGTTGAAAGAATCTTAACAAAATATATTAGAATTAGAGAAAAATTAGTTGATTATATATTTAAATTATATGAAGAAAGTACAAATTTTGGTTATCCAATTTCAAGAAGTTTATTCTTTGAATTTCCAAATGATAAAAAAGCTTGGGACGATAGACTTTCGTATATGTTCGGAAGTGATTTACTCATAAGTCCTGTTATTGATTTTGAAATGAAAAAAATGAAGGTTTATTTACCTGATGGAAATGATTGGATTAACGTATTTAATAATAAAGTTTACAAAGGTGGTAAGGATTATATAATAGAATTTAGTTTAGAAACTTTACCAGTATTTTGTAAAAAAGATAGCTATTTAGCTAAAAAAATAAATTATATTTTTAATTAAAATGAAAGGATATAGATATGGGAATAAAGTTAGCAAGAATTGATGAAAGATTAGTACACGGTATAGTTGTAACTCAATGGACAAGTACAACAAATGCACAAAGAATAATGGTTATAGATGATGTTGTAGCAGAAGATGAGATGAGAAAATCAGCTATGAGAATGAGCAAGCCATCAGGAGTTGGTATGTCACTTATTAATGAAAAGACAGCAATAACTAATATTAAAGCTGGTAAATATGATAATCATAATGTTTTATTAGTTGTTAATAATGTTGAAGTATTAGTAAGATTGGCAAAAGAAGGTATTAAAATACCTAAAGTTAATATAGGTATTATGTTAGATAGACCTGAGCGTAAAAAATATGAAAAAAGTTTTGCAGCAACAGAAAATGAATTACAATTATTAAAAGAACTTGAAGATATGGGAATACCAGTAACTTATCAATTTGCACCTTCTGATAAAGAAGTATCATTAAAAGAATATTTAAAATAGGAAAAGGAGATTAAAATTATGCCAAGTATTTTACAAGATATATTAATTATATTACTTCCAATGTATGCCTTAATAGATAATCGTGGTATCACAATAGTTAACCACTGGCCAGTAACAGTTGGGTTCTTTGCAGGGTTAATAATGGGAGATTTACAATCAGCATTAGTTATAGCTGGAACATTTCAATTAATGAGTTTAGGAGTAGCTGCTTTAGGTGGATCATCAGTACCTGATTACGCTCTTGCTACTGTAGTTGCAATATATTTAAATGCTAGAACTGGAGCTACAATAGGGACAGCTGTTGCTATTGGATTACCAGTTGGTATAATAGCAATAAATCTAGATGTATTAACAAGAACATTAAATTCATTTGTTTCTGAAAAGGCAAAACAATATTTAGAAAAGAAACAATTTAAAAAGATGCAAAATGTTAACTTTATAAGTGTATTCTTTGTTTCTATGCAAGCATTTATTCCTATGATTATACTAGTTGTATTTGGACCAACAGCTGTAGAAACTATTATAAAGATAACACCTGATTGGTTTACAAATGGTTTAAATATTGCTGGAGGAATGCTACCAGTAGTTGGGGTTGTAATGTTAATGCGTTATATGCCTACAAGTCGTTATATTTGGGCATTATTAATTGGGTTTGTAATTGCTGCGTATATGAAATTACCAATATTAGCAATTTCTATAGTAGGATTTGCATTAGGAGTTTATGTTTACAAAGATATGATATCTAAAAAGCAAATGGTAACAAATAATACCGAAGCAGTTTATGAAGGAGGAGTTGATTTTGATGAATAATGGAATAAAATTATCTGAAAAAAATAAAAAAAGAGCCGTTTGGAAATTTTCTTTCATAGGTGCTAACAATTTAAATTATGGGACTTTAATGGGGACAGGTTATGCTTGGGCTGTTGCTGATCCACTAAGAGAAATATATAAAAATGATGAAGATTATCAAAAAGCAATGAGAATGGAACATGAATATTTTAATATTACACCATATATGGGACCACTTGTAATCGGAGCAGATTTAGCAATGCAAGAAAAAGAAGGACTAGAATCATTAAATGCTGTAAGATCTATTAAAACTTCATTAATGGGACCTTTATCTGGTATTGGAGATTCATTATTATGGGTATTATATCCTACAATAATGGGATCAATTGCAGGTTATATGGCGTTAGATGGGAATCCATTAGGTGCTATAATATGGATGTTATTGAATTTAACGCTAATACTTTTAAGATTAAAATTGTTTGAAATTGGATATAATTCAGGTGTTAGATTAATTACTGATTTATCTGATAAATTAAGTGCAATAACAGAAGGTGCTTCAGTAATGGGGTTAACAGTAGTTGGAAGCTTAATTGCTACTGTTGTAAGAGTAAAATCTCCTATTGAGTTTAAATTTGGAGAAGTCGTTTTAAATCTACAAACTGGTATTTTTGATAAGATTTTACCTGCATTATTACCAGTTACTTTAACTGGAATAGTATACTATTTAATGGAAAAAAGAAAATGGGGATTCTTAAGAGTTATACTAACTATAGTTGTATTCTCATTAATAGGATCATACTTTAAAGTTTTAGGAGCGTAGCTTTATGAAAAAAATTATTGTTGCAAGTCATCATAAGCTTGCTAATGGATTTAAGAACACATTAGAATATATTTTGCCTAATACAGTTGAAATAATTGACATTAGTGCTTATTTAGAAAATGTTTCAGTTGATAAACAAATTGATGAAGTATTAAGTAATTTTACTAAAGAAGAGCAAATCTTTGTATTTACTGATATACCAGGAGGATCTGTTAATCAAGCTTTTATAAGAAGATTAAACGATTATAATATAGAATTAATTTCTGGAACAAATTTATCAATTTTAATTTCAATAGCTACTCAACTTGGGGAAAAAAATATTGATAAAGATACTATTAGAGAAGAAATAATAAATGCTGCTAGTGAAATTGTTTATGTAAATGATAAATTAGCAAGTCAATCTTTAGATGAAGATGACGAATAAAAAAAAATAGGAGAATTTTATGTATATTGAAAAGTATAATGATTTTAATCCTTTGGCTAATCCAAAATCGATTATTATTGGAAAAGGATATAGAATTACCTTATTAACATCAAAATTAGTAAGATTAGAATATTCAAAAAATAATATTTTCGAAGATGCTAGAACTAAAATGGTTATAAATAGAAATTTTCCTGAGGTTTTATATGAAATTTATGAAGATGAAAACTCTCTTAAAATTATAACTAAAGATATAACTCTTAGATATAACAAAAGAGAGTTTTCTCCTTATGGACTAAGTATAGAATTAAACGGGAAAACAAAACATCCTTACAAAGAGATTTGGCACTTTAATGATAAATTAAGTAACCTTGGTGGAACAAGAAGAACACTTGATTTTATAGATGGAGAAGTTGAATTAGATGATGGAATTTTATCAGAGTATGGAATTAGCGTAATTGATGATTCTAACTCTCCAATACTTCTAGAAAATGGATGGTATGAGGATAGAAATTCTAATGAAATAGATTTATATGTTTTTGCTTACAAAAGAAATTATAAGGAAGCATTGAAAGATTTTTTCTTGTTAACAGGACCACAACCAAAATTACCTAGATATGCTCTTGGAAATTGGTGGAGTAGATATTATCCATATAATGAAAATAGTTATAAAGATTTGTTAGAAAAATTTGAAAACGAAAAACTACCATTTTCTGTTGCTGTATTAGATATGGATTGGCATTTAGTTGATATTCCTGAAAAATATGGAAGTATTTGGACAGGTTATACTTGGAATCACGAGTTATTCCCGGATCCTAAAAGATTTATTGATTATATTAAAGAAAAAGGCTATAAAATAACATTAAATGTACATCCGTCAGCTGGAATAAGACCGTTTGAAATAATGTATAGAGATTTTGCTAAAGCTATGAATATTGATCCTAATAAAGATTTATACATTGATTTTGACCATAAGTCAAAAACATTTTTTGAAAATACATTTAAATATTTATATAAACCAAATGAAGATATTGGAGTTGATTTTTGGTGGATAGATTGGCAACAAAGCCCAACAAAAATAGATGAAAATAAAGATCCATTATGGGTATTAAACCATTATCACTATAATGATAATAAAAAAAATAATAATATTGGATTAACTTTCTCAAGATATGCTGGACCAGGAAGTCATAGGTATCCAGTTGGTTTTTCTGGAGACACTGTAATAAGTTGGGAATCTCTAGATTTTCAACCATATTTTACATCTACAGCATCTAATATAGGTTATGGATGGTGGAGTCATGATATTGGTGGTCACAGACATGGTTATAGGTCAGATGAATTAACTTTAAGATGGATACAGTTTGGAGTATTTTCTCCTATAAATAGATTACATAGTTCAAATTCTGAATTTATAGAAAAAGAACCATGGAATTTTAAAGAACCATATAAAACAATAATAGTAGAATATTTAAGATTAAGACATGAGTTGATTCCATATACATATACTATGAATGTTATTGCAAATACTGAAAATATTCCATTAATTAGACCTATGTACTATGAATATCCAGAAAATAAAGAAAGTTATAAAGTAAAAAATCAATACTATTTTGGATCTGAACTTCTAATTTGTCCAATTACTAAGAAAATAAATGAAGAATCAGAAATGGCTGAATTCAAAGCATGGTTACCTAAAGGAAATTGGTATGATCTTCAAATAGGGTTAAAGTATAGTGGTAATAGGAATATCACTATAAATAGAGGTATAGAAAACTTAGGTATATTTTTTAAAGAAGGGTCAATTATACCATTAGCAAAATTAAAAGAAAGAATTAATAATATTGATAATCCTGAAAATCTAAGAATTATTATTGGTTCTGGAGATGATGGTGAATTTAACTTAATAGAAGATAATAAAGATAATCTATCAAATGTTGAATCAGTAACTACAAATTTTAAATATTTAGAAAATGATAGTAAAATTTTAATTCATAAGGCTGAAGGAAATATAAATGTTATTCCTAGATATAGAAGTTTTGAATTTAATATATATGGAAAAAAAATAAAAAAAGTTATGATTAAAATTAAAGATAGTATTAGAGAAATAGGAACAGAATATAATTTTAAAAAGAATATAACAAGTTTTATAATTAGGGAAATACCTATAAATGAAAATGTTGAAATTACTTTTGAATATGATGAAGCTGTTTTTGATTCAAAGACTCAAAAATTAGATATTATTAAAAAGTTTCTTAAAAAATCACAAATGAGTAATGTAGATAAAGATGAAATATATAAAATTTTAGTAGCTAATAAAGATTATAAAACAACTATATCTGAAATTTTAAATTACGATACTAGCTTAGCAATAAAAAATGTTTTATTAGAAATTATTTTAGCATAAAAAATTCGATTTTTGGGTTTGTCAAGTAAATTGTGTAAATTTTTTTATTTCATATAAATTTTATTTATAGTGAGACTAAATATATAATGTATTCAAAATCTATGAGAAGCATTATAGGTCTCACTATTTTTAATATTTCTCATATTTTAAGGGAGTGTATAATTTACACACTTTATTATACACTCCCAAAAATCATTTTTATGTCTTGTTTATTGGTACATGTTCTTTTTAAATAGGATGTTTTAATAAATAATAGCGAATCTACTTTTCATATTTCTGTTGTACTCCCCTATAATAACAATATTATTTTCTTTATATATAAAATTATTATTTTTTCTAATAAAATTAACAATATTTAAGTATAGATTTTCTTTTGTATTGTGTTGGTACATATCAGGATTGATGATAATATATTCAATTATATTTAACGTAAGTTTTATAAATTTATTATTTAATTTTTTACAATCTTTTATTGATCTTAAAATCATATCCCTTTTATTTTCATAGACATTTTCAATATAAATAATAGGTTGTTTATTAAATTCTTTAAGTTTATTATTAAAATTATTATTATATAAGTCATTGTTTATAGTAGTTTTAATATCTAGTTCTTGTAATAAAGCGTACTTAAAATTATTTTCAACAAATGTTTTACCGTATTTTGATATAGATTCTTTTAAATATTTGAACATTATTTCTTTATCTTCTGTGTTAAGATTTAAATTATGGATCATTCTTGAAGTAGAAATTTCAATTAGTGAATCATATTTATTCTTAATAAAGAAAATAATAGAAGTAATATTTCTTTGATTTTTCTTTTTAACCTTTATATATTCAATGTTTATATTTTTATATTTCTTTATTTCATTAATAGATTTTTTTAAAATATTTTTTTCAAAATCATAAAATCTAGAATATTCTTTATTAATAGACAAAATATCTTTTAATAGAGATAAATCTATTTCAACAATATTGTCAAAGATATGATTATCATAAAGATATGTATAAAGATTAAATGTATGATTTTTAAATAGTATTCTATTATCAAATCTTGCTAATTTAAAATCGTTGTAAGAATCATTAAAGATATTTATTAAATCTTGAGATATTTTAATACTAAAAATATTATTTCTATAAGAAAAACTAGAAATTATTCTAATAATTCCCTTATTTTCAAAATTCAATTTTGAGGATTTATAAATAAAATATTTTTTTGAAAAATTTATAAAAAAGTTAAACCAATCATTATCAATATCTAATTTATATTTAGAATTTAATTTTTCTTCAAGAAGTTCAATATAATAAGTACCATATCTAATATTTTTAATGATATTTTTAAATAATTGAGACTCAATTTTATTAAAATTTTGATTAAGTTTTATATAATCATCAGTAGAAAAAAATTTTTTTTTATTCATTATTATATATCTCCTTTTATATTTTTTTTATAAAAAGACGAAAAAAAATATGTATATTTTCTTCAGCAAATTTATATTATTAATATTATAACTCATTTATAAAAATAATCAATAATTGTAAAAAACGAAAAAAAATTAAAATTTTACTTTTTAAATTTTTGTTGTAAACTTCTATAAAAGAGGAGGTGATTATAATGTTTGGAATAGTTGTTATTGGTCATGGTAAATTTGCTTCTGGAATAACAAGTAGTTTAAATTTATTAATTGGTAAATTAGATAACTATGTAGCAATAGATTTTTTAGAAAATGATGATATAAACACATTAGAGATTAAATTTAAAGAAAATCTTATCAAGTTAAAGGAT
It encodes:
- a CDS encoding TIM-barrel domain-containing protein, with amino-acid sequence MNKQNRYKISNNSFSAINDKEILIVEEWGVDAIRVYSSPKNKKIKNEFGIKELKKNENSNFKIIQNGDIIEFINGNLKVEYKDNKLFFYNKNQLILEEYSRKQSNVRRTIGIDDDVKIEYKPSYSLNISPREFKKNYKDSFESIQLFETDINEKIFGMGSYAEENLNKNLGMYELMQRNSQTTIPFYISNKNYGFLWNGSSIGNVSFNKNYKKWVNNNTECIDYVVIVGENPKDIIEKYTFMVGRAPIIKKELLGLWQSKLRYQTTNEVESIYNEYLNRKIKPSVIVIDYFHWTEDGNFEFDDNYWKDIDKLSKKMKETNTELMVSVWPTVSKNSKYYNYYKNNKMLLEPRDNKSKIFDNKDILDFYNDETKKFVSNLLTNNYKTKNIKLFWADQAEPEMNIYEQREYNTSKGNFEKMANRYPYEYLMTIPREEGYPVLIRSAWFNSQKEGSLVWSGDIDSSFKSLREQIQILISMGLSGISWSTTDIAGFHSGDSTTQKFKELMIRWFQFAVFSPVLRMHGDRQPHSQKIGKTGGGVRTSGSSNEIWSFGTEVERILTKYIRIREKLVDYIFKLYEESTNFGYPISRSLFFEFPNDKKAWDDRLSYMFGSDLLISPVIDFEMKKMKVYLPDGNDWINVFNNKVYKGGKDYIIEFSLETLPVFCKKDSYLAKKINYIFN
- a CDS encoding PTS system mannose/fructose/N-acetylgalactosamine-transporter subunit IIB, with translation MGIKLARIDERLVHGIVVTQWTSTTNAQRIMVIDDVVAEDEMRKSAMRMSKPSGVGMSLINEKTAITNIKAGKYDNHNVLLVVNNVEVLVRLAKEGIKIPKVNIGIMLDRPERKKYEKSFAATENELQLLKELEDMGIPVTYQFAPSDKEVSLKEYLK
- a CDS encoding PTS mannose/fructose/sorbose/N-acetylgalactosamine transporter subunit IIC, with the translated sequence MPSILQDILIILLPMYALIDNRGITIVNHWPVTVGFFAGLIMGDLQSALVIAGTFQLMSLGVAALGGSSVPDYALATVVAIYLNARTGATIGTAVAIGLPVGIIAINLDVLTRTLNSFVSEKAKQYLEKKQFKKMQNVNFISVFFVSMQAFIPMIILVVFGPTAVETIIKITPDWFTNGLNIAGGMLPVVGVVMLMRYMPTSRYIWALLIGFVIAAYMKLPILAISIVGFALGVYVYKDMISKKQMVTNNTEAVYEGGVDFDE
- a CDS encoding PTS system mannose/fructose/sorbose family transporter subunit IID, whose protein sequence is MNNGIKLSEKNKKRAVWKFSFIGANNLNYGTLMGTGYAWAVADPLREIYKNDEDYQKAMRMEHEYFNITPYMGPLVIGADLAMQEKEGLESLNAVRSIKTSLMGPLSGIGDSLLWVLYPTIMGSIAGYMALDGNPLGAIIWMLLNLTLILLRLKLFEIGYNSGVRLITDLSDKLSAITEGASVMGLTVVGSLIATVVRVKSPIEFKFGEVVLNLQTGIFDKILPALLPVTLTGIVYYLMEKRKWGFLRVILTIVVFSLIGSYFKVLGA
- a CDS encoding PTS sugar transporter subunit IIA, producing MKKIIVASHHKLANGFKNTLEYILPNTVEIIDISAYLENVSVDKQIDEVLSNFTKEEQIFVFTDIPGGSVNQAFIRRLNDYNIELISGTNLSILISIATQLGEKNIDKDTIREEIINAASEIVYVNDKLASQSLDEDDE
- a CDS encoding glycoside hydrolase family 31 protein; its protein translation is MYIEKYNDFNPLANPKSIIIGKGYRITLLTSKLVRLEYSKNNIFEDARTKMVINRNFPEVLYEIYEDENSLKIITKDITLRYNKREFSPYGLSIELNGKTKHPYKEIWHFNDKLSNLGGTRRTLDFIDGEVELDDGILSEYGISVIDDSNSPILLENGWYEDRNSNEIDLYVFAYKRNYKEALKDFFLLTGPQPKLPRYALGNWWSRYYPYNENSYKDLLEKFENEKLPFSVAVLDMDWHLVDIPEKYGSIWTGYTWNHELFPDPKRFIDYIKEKGYKITLNVHPSAGIRPFEIMYRDFAKAMNIDPNKDLYIDFDHKSKTFFENTFKYLYKPNEDIGVDFWWIDWQQSPTKIDENKDPLWVLNHYHYNDNKKNNNIGLTFSRYAGPGSHRYPVGFSGDTVISWESLDFQPYFTSTASNIGYGWWSHDIGGHRHGYRSDELTLRWIQFGVFSPINRLHSSNSEFIEKEPWNFKEPYKTIIVEYLRLRHELIPYTYTMNVIANTENIPLIRPMYYEYPENKESYKVKNQYYFGSELLICPITKKINEESEMAEFKAWLPKGNWYDLQIGLKYSGNRNITINRGIENLGIFFKEGSIIPLAKLKERINNIDNPENLRIIIGSGDDGEFNLIEDNKDNLSNVESVTTNFKYLENDSKILIHKAEGNINVIPRYRSFEFNIYGKKIKKVMIKIKDSIREIGTEYNFKKNITSFIIREIPINENVEITFEYDEAVFDSKTQKLDIIKKFLKKSQMSNVDKDEIYKILVANKDYKTTISEILNYDTSLAIKNVLLEIILA
- a CDS encoding replication initiation protein, whose product is MNKKKFFSTDDYIKLNQNFNKIESQLFKNIIKNIRYGTYYIELLEEKLNSKYKLDIDNDWFNFFINFSKKYFIYKSSKLNFENKGIIRIISSFSYRNNIFSIKISQDLINIFNDSYNDFKLARFDNRILFKNHTFNLYTYLYDNHIFDNIVEIDLSLLKDILSINKEYSRFYDFEKNILKKSINEIKKYKNINIEYIKVKKKNQRNITSIIFFIKNKYDSLIEISTSRMIHNLNLNTEDKEIMFKYLKESISKYGKTFVENNFKYALLQELDIKTTINNDLYNNNFNNKLKEFNKQPIIYIENVYENKRDMILRSIKDCKKLNNKFIKLTLNIIEYIIINPDMYQHNTKENLYLNIVNFIRKNNNFIYKENNIVIIGEYNRNMKSRFAIIY